In Zea mays cultivar B73 chromosome 7, Zm-B73-REFERENCE-NAM-5.0, whole genome shotgun sequence, the following proteins share a genomic window:
- the LOC100283948 gene encoding Heat stress transcription factor B-1-like gives MGEAAAAVAASKRGGGPAPFLTKTHQMVEERGTDEVISWAEQGRSFVVWKPVELARDLLPLHFKHCNFSSFVRQLNTYGFRKVVPDRWEFANDNFRRGEQGLLSGIRRRKSTALQMSKSGSGGSGGVNATFPPPLPPPPPASATTSGVHERSSSSASSPPRAPDLASENEQLKKDNHTLSAELAQARRHCEELLGFLSRFLDVRQLDLRLLMQEDVRAGASDDGAQRRAHAVASQLERGGGEEGKSVKLFGVLLKDAARKRGRCEEAAASERPIKMIRVGEPWVGVPSSGPGRCGGEN, from the exons ATGGGAGAAGCGGCCGCGGCCGTGGCGGCGTCGAAGAGGGGCGGCGGGCCGGCGCCGTTCCTGACCAAGACGCACCAGATGGTGGAGGAGCGGGGCACGGACGAGGTGATCTCGTGGGCGGAGCAGGGCCGCTCCTTCGTGGTGTGGAAGCCCGTGGAGCTGGCGCGCGACCTCCTCCCGCTCCACTTCAAGCACTGCAACTTCTCCTCCTTCGTCCGCCAGCTCAACACCTAC GGTTTCCGAAAGGTGGTGCCGGACCGGTGGGAGTTCGCGAACGACAACTTCCGTCGAGGCGAGCAGGGTCTCCTGTCCGGCATCCGCCGCCGCAAGTCAACGGCGCTGCAGATGTCCAAGTCCGGatccggcggcagcggcggcgtgaACGCCACGTTCCCCCCGCCTCTGCCCCCTCCGCCTCCCGCGTCGGCCACCACGTCCGGCGTCCACGAGCGCAGCTCGTCGTCGGCGTCGTCGCCACCGCGGGCGCCCGACCTGGCCAGCGAGAACGAGCAGCTCAAGAAGGACAACCACACGCTGTCCGCCGAGCTGGCGCAGGCGCGCCGGCACTGCGAGGAGCTCCTGGGCTTCCTCTCGCGCTTCCTCGACGTCCGGCAGCTCGACCTCCGGCTGCTCATGCAGGAGGACGTGCGAGCGGGGGCAAGCGACGACGGCGCACAGCGCCGCGCGCACGCAGTGGCCAGCCAGCTGgagcgcggcggcggcgaggaggggAAGAGCGTGAAGCTGTTCGGCGTACTCTTAAAGGACGCCGCGAGGAAGAGGGGCCGGTGCGAGGAAGCGGCGGCCAGCGAGCGGCCCATCAAGATGATCAGGGTCGGCGAGCCGTGGGTCGGCGTCCCGTCGTCGggcccgggccggtgcggcggcgAGAATTAA